From one Esox lucius isolate fEsoLuc1 chromosome 11, fEsoLuc1.pri, whole genome shotgun sequence genomic stretch:
- the LOC105008474 gene encoding mitochondrial import inner membrane translocase subunit TIM16 isoform X2 produces MARYLAQIIVMGTQVVGRAFARALRQEYAASQAAAEARGRAGQQSAATSSITGMSLQEAQQILNVSTLSPEEIQAKYEHLFKVNDKTAGGSFYLQSKVVRAKERLEEELCIQSQDDKPKPPPEQKQTAGT; encoded by the exons ATG gCAAGATATCTTGCACAGATCATTGTAATGGGCACGCAGGTGGTAGGACGGGCGTTTGCGCGTGCGTTGCGCCAAGAATATGCAG CCAGTCAAGCTGCAGCGGAGGCCAGGGGCCGTGCTGGCCAGCAGTCGGCAGCAACCTCCAGTATCACTGGGATGAGCTTACAGGAGGCACAGCAGATCCTCAATGTCTCCACTCTCAGCCCTGAGGAGATCCAAGCG AAATACGAGCACCTTTTTAAAGTCAATGACAAGACGGCGGGTGGCTCCTTCTATCTACAGTCAAAG GTGGTGCGAGCAAAGGAGCGTCTAGAGGAGGAGCTCTGTATTCAGTCACAGGACGATAAACCCAAACCCCCGCCAGAACAGAAGCAGACTGCAGGAACATGa